One Cuculus canorus isolate bCucCan1 chromosome 1, bCucCan1.pri, whole genome shotgun sequence DNA segment encodes these proteins:
- the LOC128850962 gene encoding C-type lectin domain family 5 member A-like isoform X3, whose product MFHVFIFFLEVELGQHYVAVSERRTDCSPRPVQRSPWLVTSGLVLATETSRDPLWPDENYTQGNTGCPQDWEENRGKCYFFSPKQKINDWNASRQECTDMNSDLVIIDNEEELHYLYSQSRHSYYLLGLVYHETEKKWKWINNMEHSTDMFAIGGDFTDYFCAVIGFHEVETAPCSGALTTQNMCEKAANISERQKEELKPRGPGRTVIPSLL is encoded by the exons ATGTTTCAcgtgttcattttttttttagaagtagaGCTGGGCCAGCACTACGTTGCTGTTTCAGAGAGAAGAACGGATTGCTCTCCCAGGCCAGTGCAGAGGAGCCCATGGCTAG TGACCTCCGGGCTGGTATTAGCCACAGAGACCAGCAGGGATCCCTTGTGGCCTGATGAAAATTATACCCAGGGCAACACAG GCTGCCCCCaagactgggaagaaaatagGGGGAAATGctacttcttttctccaaaacagaaaataaatgactggAATGCCTCCCGTCAAGAATGCACTGACATGAATTCAGACTTGGTGATCATTGACAATGAGGAAGAACTA CATTATCTTTATTCACAATCAAGACATAGTTACTACTTACTTGGTCTTGTGTACCATGAGACTGAGAAGAAGTGGAAGTGGATTAACAACATGGAACACAGCACAGACAT GTTTGCGATAGGAGGAGATTTTACTGACTATTTCTGCGCTGTCATTGGATTTCACGAAGTAGAAACTGCACCTTGTAGTGGAGCCCTAACAACACAAAATATGTGTGAAAAAgctgcaaatatttcagaaaggcagaaggaagagctAAAACCAAGAGGTCCAGGCAGGACTGTCATCCCCAGCCTCCTGTAG
- the LOC128850962 gene encoding killer cell lectin-like receptor subfamily F member 2 isoform X2 — protein sequence MPENLIYADLNLTESTKPRLQVTDIQGSMYAEVKVQSLDTNAAANYTSSSKRCCSRTRVYVLAAVIILLLVLGVCLIVKLTSGLVLATETSRDPLWPDENYTQGNTGCPQDWEENRGKCYFFSPKQKINDWNASRQECTDMNSDLHYLYSQSRHSYYLLGLVYHETEKKWKWINNMEHSTDMFAIGGDFTDYFCAVIGFHEVETAPCSGALTTQNMCEKAANISERQKEELKPRGPGRTVIPSLL from the exons atGCCAGAAAATCTCATTTATGCTGACTTGAACTTGACTGAATCAACCAAGCCCAGACTGCAGGTCACTGACATCCAAG GTTCTATGTATGCAGAAGTGAAAGTGCAGTCCCTGGATACAAATGCTGCAGCTAACTACACGTCATCCA GTAAACGCTGTTGTTCCAGAACACGTGTCTATGTATTGGCTGCTGTGATAATCCTCCTACTGGTCTTAGGAGTGTGTCTGATAGTCAAGT TGACCTCCGGGCTGGTATTAGCCACAGAGACCAGCAGGGATCCCTTGTGGCCTGATGAAAATTATACCCAGGGCAACACAG GCTGCCCCCaagactgggaagaaaatagGGGGAAATGctacttcttttctccaaaacagaaaataaatgactggAATGCCTCCCGTCAAGAATGCACTGACATGAATTCAGACTTG CATTATCTTTATTCACAATCAAGACATAGTTACTACTTACTTGGTCTTGTGTACCATGAGACTGAGAAGAAGTGGAAGTGGATTAACAACATGGAACACAGCACAGACAT GTTTGCGATAGGAGGAGATTTTACTGACTATTTCTGCGCTGTCATTGGATTTCACGAAGTAGAAACTGCACCTTGTAGTGGAGCCCTAACAACACAAAATATGTGTGAAAAAgctgcaaatatttcagaaaggcagaaggaagagctAAAACCAAGAGGTCCAGGCAGGACTGTCATCCCCAGCCTCCTGTAG
- the LOC128850962 gene encoding killer cell lectin-like receptor subfamily F member 2 isoform X1, giving the protein MPENLIYADLNLTESTKPRLQVTDIQGSMYAEVKVQSLDTNAAANYTSSSKRCCSRTRVYVLAAVIILLLVLGVCLIVKLTSGLVLATETSRDPLWPDENYTQGNTGCPQDWEENRGKCYFFSPKQKINDWNASRQECTDMNSDLVIIDNEEELHYLYSQSRHSYYLLGLVYHETEKKWKWINNMEHSTDMFAIGGDFTDYFCAVIGFHEVETAPCSGALTTQNMCEKAANISERQKEELKPRGPGRTVIPSLL; this is encoded by the exons atGCCAGAAAATCTCATTTATGCTGACTTGAACTTGACTGAATCAACCAAGCCCAGACTGCAGGTCACTGACATCCAAG GTTCTATGTATGCAGAAGTGAAAGTGCAGTCCCTGGATACAAATGCTGCAGCTAACTACACGTCATCCA GTAAACGCTGTTGTTCCAGAACACGTGTCTATGTATTGGCTGCTGTGATAATCCTCCTACTGGTCTTAGGAGTGTGTCTGATAGTCAAGT TGACCTCCGGGCTGGTATTAGCCACAGAGACCAGCAGGGATCCCTTGTGGCCTGATGAAAATTATACCCAGGGCAACACAG GCTGCCCCCaagactgggaagaaaatagGGGGAAATGctacttcttttctccaaaacagaaaataaatgactggAATGCCTCCCGTCAAGAATGCACTGACATGAATTCAGACTTGGTGATCATTGACAATGAGGAAGAACTA CATTATCTTTATTCACAATCAAGACATAGTTACTACTTACTTGGTCTTGTGTACCATGAGACTGAGAAGAAGTGGAAGTGGATTAACAACATGGAACACAGCACAGACAT GTTTGCGATAGGAGGAGATTTTACTGACTATTTCTGCGCTGTCATTGGATTTCACGAAGTAGAAACTGCACCTTGTAGTGGAGCCCTAACAACACAAAATATGTGTGAAAAAgctgcaaatatttcagaaaggcagaaggaagagctAAAACCAAGAGGTCCAGGCAGGACTGTCATCCCCAGCCTCCTGTAG